The sequence below is a genomic window from Verrucomicrobiota bacterium.
GCCCTCCGTCTGACCTTTCCGCAGATCGGCATCATCCTGAGCACGCGTGAACCAGCTTTCTTGCGCGATGCTCTGGCGCCTCTTGGAATCACGATGATGAGTGCGGGAAGTCATACTGAACCGGGCGGCTACACCGGACAGGGGGCTGATCAGCTCCATCAGACAATAAAAGGGAAAATGGTTGAGGCAACGTGTGGAAGCACCTCCGCCACTGAGCAGTTCTCAATCAGCGATGATCGCACCCCCGCCGAGGTCGCCGCCATGTTGACGACGCGTGGCCTGGAGCCGGTCTGGAAAGATTGGGATGCCGCGATCCTCACGACGAGCGCCGCATGACCGCGATCATTGTCAACGGGGAGCAAAAGGAGTCTAGGGCCGAGAGTTTGGAGGGTCTCTTGGTTGAACTTAGCCTGAATCCGTTGCTGATTCTGGTGGAATACAATGGCCAAGCATTGCCTCGATCGGAGTGGGAGGGGGTCAGGATTGTGACGGGTGACAAACTAGAACTCCTTTCCGTTGCCGCCGGGGGTTGATTGTTCTTTTACAAACGTCATGAGACCAATCGCTCTTCTCTGGGCTAACCGCCATCGTTCCCCTTCCTTAAGGGTAGATCTCCCCTTGATCCGCAGGATCGTGGAGGCGGCCTTGCCTCTCTGTGTCGCCAAGCCTCGGCACAAGGGCATACAACTTCCTCCCGAGGTGGAGATCACACTCCTGGGTGAGAGTGCAATCGCCAAGGTGCACGGGGAGTTTCTCGATGACCCGACACCGACTGATGTCATCACCTTCGAGCATGGAGAGATCCTGATTGGCGTGCCGATCGCGGCGGCCAATGCCTGCAAGTTTAGTCACCCGGCAGACCACGAGGTGGCCCTGTGCGCTATCCATGGCCTTCTTCACCTGCTGGGCTACGATGATCTGAGCGCGCAAGAACGCACAATCATGCATGCCCGTCAGGAGGAAATTTTAGAGGCTGCCCTTCGGGAGGTGTGCTAGCGTTCGGCTCATGAGAGAGGCTGCCGTTCAGCGCGAGGAAATTCCCGATACGGGGGATTACGCCGTTGTTGCCCGCGCCGCCGAGCTCTGCAATCCCTTTCTCGATGCATTGGGTGAGGTGACCCTTTCGATCCGGGGGCCGGTGGCCTCCTCGGTGCTGAACTGGAATGCATCCCTCTTCACCCCGATCATTTATCCGACACTTCTAAAGGTCATCGTCTTGGCGGCCGAGGGGGGGAGTTTCGAGCTCACGGCTCTGGATTGCACATTGGATCAGGCGCTCCCCTCGTCCGTTCGACTGACGAGCCGCGACGAAGGAAGGAGGCTTTTGCTCGGTTTACTGGCTCCGCGTGGTGACCGTTTGATCGAGCGCTATCGTACAGCCGTCCTGGCGGGGAACTCACCCGGACATCACGCGATCACTCATGCTCTGCGGGCCAATCTGTTTCATCTTCCTCCGAGGGTGATGATCACCTCGTACCTTTTGCAGGAGGGAATCGGTGCCGGTCTGGATGGCCGGGACATCTCCCGCTTCCTGATCGATGGGATAGGGGCGTCAAGAGACCTTCCCAGTCCCGAGCGCATCATACCCATGAGTCAGCCATGCAGGGAATGAACCAACCGGGGCTTCTCGAGGCTCCCGAAGTAGAGCTCTCTGAGAATCTCGATCTCCCCTGGCTTGTCGTGGTGCACAACGATCCCGTGAATCTCATGAGCTATGTCGCGATGGTCTTCCGCCGGATCTTCGGATGGACGCGAGAGCGCTCCGAGAGGCACATGATGGAAGTCCATACCAAGGGGCGCTCGGTTGTTTGGGGCGGCGGCAGGGAACAGGCGGAGCACTATGTGCAGCAGCTCCACTCCTTCCTCCTGCTGGCGACTCTTGAGAAGTCTTCCTGAGTCACCTTGAGGGACTAACGCCGATGATCTTCGAACGCTCAAAAAACGGAAACTTCCGCTTTAGCAGGATCCATCCTTTGCTGGGCGAATTACTGCAGGCTGTTGCGATGGACCCCTGGGAGCGCTACCCCGAGGGGAGTATGCGCCTATTGCCCTCGCCCACCGAAAGTGAGGATCTTGAGGATCTACGTCTTGATTGGCAGGATCATGTGCAACCGGGCCTGCGGCATCATTTTGACCTGGAGCGGGCCGTGGTGTCGGAGGACCTTGCTTGCATGATTCAGCGGAAAGGGAAGATTCCTTCCTGGACCTTGGAGATTTCTACCGATCACTCCGACGCCTGGTTGACGACGCTGAACGCCCTACGACTGGCCCTTGCCGAGGAGCATAGGTTCACCGAAAAGGATCTCTCTGAAAAAACGCCCTCTGATCTCGAGACTGAGCGTGGCCTTGCCTTGATGCAGGTGAACTTCTACGCCTTCATCCAAGAGTGTCTTCTCCAGGCGATGGACGACGAGTTGGGCGAGTAGTTGGGAATTAGGAATGGGAAGTTGAGCTATGGAAGAGGCGCGCGCCATTCTGCTGCGACGGTATAAATTCTCGGAGAATAGTCTCGTCGTGATCTGGCTGACCGACCGGCATGGCAAGGTGAAGACGACGGCCCGCAGTGCCACCAAGCCGGGAGGGCCGTTTTCCGGGAGATTGGAGCTCTTCACCGTCGCTGGAATTACCTTTAAATCTCCCAAGAACGGTGATCTTCACACTCTCAGCGAGGTGGTGGTCGAGACAGAAGCACTTCTTCCCGCGACCTATTCCACTATCCTTTCAGCGTCCTACTTCTCCGAACTCTGTGATCTTTTCACCGAACCGATGCATCCGGTTCCCGAAGTTTTTGCCTTGTTGGAACGCGCTTGGGGATTCCTGCGCACGCAGGCACCGAGTCGTCGTGCTGTTGCCCATTTCGAGACCGAATTGGCAAAGTCTCTTGGCATCCATGATCCCTCTATTCCCGCCCACAGATCCCTGGCGTCCGTCGCGCATAAGCTGCCGGAAAGCCGCCCGCGCCTGCTGGAGCAACTTGCCGAGAGCCCGTGAACCTTCATTCCTCAACCCTCAAGGTTGTTTTGTTACTCGTACTCGCGGGGATGGCTGTTTCCACAGTTCATCCACTCAATGCGGGCGATGTCTCCGCCGCAAGCGCCCCCCTTCTCAAGGCTCCTTCTGATTATTATTCCTACTGGAAGCAAAAATACCTGAACCCCTCCGTGCGGTTCCCTGGAGACTGGAAGGTCAATTATGACGGGAAGGGGACGACTGTTTCGGAGGCGATCGGCTATGGGATGCTGATCACCGCACTCATGGCCGACACCGATTTCGAGTCAAAAAAATACTTCGATGGTCTGAATAGATTCAGGAAGCGCTTCCCCTCGTCGATCAATCCCGCCTTCATGTGCTGGAAAATCCCTCCTCATGAAAGGCCTGGGAAAAACGATTGCGCCACCGACGGTGAACTCGATATCGCCTATGCCCTCCTGTTGGCCCATGCGCGGTGGGGGGATGAGGCCTATCTGGCGGAAGCCAAGAGTCTGATCGGGTCCATCGGAGCCTCATTGGTACGCCCCGATTTTTCACTGCGCCTGGGCGATTGGAACGATGCGCCCGGTCAGACGCGCCCTTCTGACTTCATGCCGACTCATTTCCGAGCCTTCGGTAAAGTAACGGGTGATCCTCTCTGGAAGAAGGTTGAGGATCGTTCCTATGAAATTCTCACGGAGTTGCAACTTGAGAAAGCACAAGCTGGGACCAAGACGACGGGGCTTATTCCTGATTTTGCAGTTCAAAAAAACGGATGTTGGGTTCCTGCTCGGCCCGGCTTCCTGGAGGGGGGGCATGATGGCGACTTCTACTACAATGCCTGCAGAGTGCCTTGGCGAATCGGTTGGGCGGCTCTTGCCTCCCGTGACAAAGGAGATGATCGTGCCAAGGAGGTTCTGGGACGCTTCATGCAGTGGGCCCTCATGAACGTGAAAGATCCCGAGCAGTTCAGGGCAGGCTACCGGCTGGACGGGAAGCCGGTGCATAAGAGCGACTTTAACACAGCTTGCTTCATTTCTCCGACAGGGGTGGCCGCGATGGCCTTGGGCATGGAGTCTTGGAAAGCAAAGGTTGAGCGCTATGCACTGGGTAGCAGGGAGGAGTATTATGAAGACTCAATCAATCTGCTCTGCCTGATCCTGATGTCAGGTCAATCGCACGGGTTCATCCGTCAGAATTCCCCTCAATAATCTTCAAGACACATTCTTTATTTAGAATAGTTCTTGATTGATCTTGAATGAGTCTGGCCGGGTGCTAGATTGAGAAACCATCTCATGAAGAAGCCGGCAGCCATTCCATCCAACGAAAGCGCTATGGGACACTATGCGTCCGCCATGGTGCAGGGAGGTATGCGTCTTACGCCTCAGCGGCGGCAGGTCTATGAGGTGCTCATGGACAAGAGGGATCATCCGACGGCCACGGAGGTCTTCATCCGGGCTCAGAAGCAGATGCCCTCCATCTCGCTCGCCACTGTGTATAACTGCCTTGAAACGATGGTTGGAAGCGGTTTGGTGAAGGCCGTCCATGTCGACCGTGAGCCAACCCGATTTTGTGCGAACCTCCAGGAGCACGGTCACTTCCACTGCACGGAATGCGGTCATGTCTCCGACATCGGATTTTCCCACACCCGCGAGAAGGGATGGAAACTCCCCTCCGGATTCCTCGTCACTCAGCACGATGTCACCCTCCGGGGACTCTGCGCCGACTGCGGAACATCTTCTAAAAACACGAATCATTCCAAATCAAAAATCCCATTCTCACACTAATTCCAACGACAAACCATTAACCCAGTAACCGCCCATGTCCGCCCATTCCTCTTCGTCACTTTCCATCCGAGACTTGCACGCCTCCATCGGCGATAAGCCGATCCTCAAGGGCCTCACGCTCGACATCCCCAAGGGAGAAGTCCACGCCATCATGGGCAAGAACGGAGCCGGCAAGAGCACGCTCGCCAAAATCATGGCCGGCCATCCCGACTACACGGTAACCTCGGGTGATGTCCTGATGGATGGTGAGAGCATCCTGGGTTTGGAACCCGATGTCCGCGCCCGTCTTGGTCTCTTCCTTGCCTTTCAGTATCCGATGGAGATCCCCGGGGTCACTATCGCCAACTTCATCCGCGCAGCCCTTCAGGCCCGCCTTCCCGAGGGGGAGGAGTTGGAGGCAACCGACTACTACGCCAAACTCTATGCCAAGATGGATGCCCTGAGCGTGCCTCGGAACTTCACTTCCCGCTCGGTGAACGAGGGCTTCTCTGGTGGTGAGAAGAAGCGCTGCGAGATTCTCCAGATGGCGATGCTCGAGCCCTCCTATGCCGTGCTTGACGAGACAGACAGCGGTCTCGACATCGACGCGCTCAAGATCGTTTCAGCGGGAGTGAACGCCCTTCGCGGTCCGAATATCGGCATGCTTGTCATCACCCATTACCAGCGTCTGCTCGACTACATCGTGCCCGATAAGGTGCATGTCATGTCCGAGGGGCGCATCATCCACAGCGGCGACAAGGATCTTGCCCTCAAGCTTGAGGCTCAGGGCTATGACTGGGTCGAGAAGGAATTTGGGGGATCCGGCACCAAGGCCGCCTAAAAGGGCATTAGCAGTTTAGACTATTAGACTATTAGCCAGAACCTATCAGAACCAAGACTCAGAACCTAAAAGTCTAACAGACTTCAGCCTAACCTACCTTTTCTATGAGCACCGAGACCAAACCAGACATCGATATTGACCGTTCCGTCGGCGATTTCCGCTACGAGATGGACTACGCCTTCGATGCGGGCGTCGGACTGACCGAGGCGACGATCGACTACATCAGCGACGTGAAGGGTGACCCTGATTGGGTTCGCGCTTTCCGCAAGGAAGGTTACCGAAAGTTCCTGGAGAAGCCGATGCCGACTCACTGGGCTACCAAGGACCTGGAGAGCATTGTCTTCGAGAACATCCGCTATTACCTCTCGCAGGGACAGGTTCCCAAGCGGACCTGGGACGAGGTGCCCGATGACATTAAGAGGACCTTCGAGCGGCTTGGTATTCCCGAGCAGGAGCGCAAGTTCCTCTCCGGTGTAGAGGCCCAGTTCGACAGCGAGGCGGCCTATTCGAATATCAAGGCCGCGGTCGGCGAGCAGGGAGTCATCTTTGTCGGATCCAGCGAGGGTCTTAAGGAGCATCCCGAGATCTTCAAGAAGTGGTTCGGCAAGGTAATCCCGAGCGGTGACAACAAGTTCTCCGCGCTGAACTCCGCAGTCTTCAGCGGCGGCAGCTTCATCTATGTGCCGCCAGGAGTTAAGGTAAAGCACCCGCTCCAGGCTTACTTCCGAATCAACGCCCAGAACTTCGGACAGTTCGAGCGAACCTTGATCATCGTCGACGAGGGGGCTGAGCTCACTTACATGGAGGGTTGCACCGCGCCGAAGTTCGAGACGGCCACGCTGCACAGCGCCGTCGTAGAGCTTGTCGCTATGAAGGGGGCCAAGATCCAGTACATCACCGTCCAGAATTGGAGTTCGAACGTCTTTAACCTCGTGACCAAGCGCGGCATCGCCCATGAAGATGCCGAGGTTAAGTGGATCGATTGCAATATTGGATCCCGGCTCACCATGAAATATCCGGGAGTCGTGATGAAGGGGAAGGGTGCGCGTGGCGAAGTCGTCTCGATTGCCCTGGCTGGTGATGGCCAGCACCAGGACACCGGTGCCAAGATGATCCATGCGGCCGACAACACGACCAGCAACATTATCTCCAAGTCGATCAGTCTCGGAACAGGCCGCTCCACCTACCGTGGCATGGTCCATGTGCCGAAGCACCTGAAGGGTTGCAAGAACAACACCGAGTGCGACGCCCTGCTTATCAATAGCCACAGCCGCACCGACACCTACCCAGCTATCAGCGTGCGCGGTCAGGGAAATGCCGTTCAGCACGAGGCGAGCGTCAGCCAGATCAGCGCGGAGCAGATCTTCTACATGCAGCAGCGCGGTCTGAGCGAGGCCGCTGCCATGAGCCTCGCGGTCAATGGCTTCGTCAATGACCTGGTTCAGCAGTTCCCGATGGAATACTCGGTCGAGCTGAAGCGCCTTATCGATCTCGAGATGGAAGGATCCGTCGGATGAGCATCACCACGACCTCTCCCGCCGAGACCGGCAACTCTACTAATTGGCCCGAATGGTTCAGCAAGGACCAGAATGAGGCCTGGGAGCTTTTCCAGTCACTACCGCAGCCAAAGCGCAACGATGAACCGTGGCGCTTTGCGAATCTCAAGGCGCTCGACCTTTCCGATTTTCATCTCGCTGTGCCCGTCCAGGATGCTGCGTCACTTATCACCCGTTCCTCGGCGCACACCAACCTCGCCGCGAAGCTCATCTTCGCGAATGAAGTTCTCATCCACAACGATCAGTCTGAATTGCCTGCCGGGGTGCTTCTCTTGCCGCTTGAGCAGGCCGCTAGGGATCACGAAGAACTCTTCCGCAAGAGCTTCATGACTTCCGATGTGCGCCTCGGTTCGAAGAAATTCGCCGCCCTTCATCGAGCCCATCTACGCTCTGGGGCTTTCGTCTATGTTCCCAAAGGAGTCGTTATCGAGCAACCCATCGAGATCTGGCATTGGGTCGAGGGGGAGAATGCCACCATCTTTCCCCACACTCTTATCGTCTTGGGTGAGGGTGCCTCCGCCACCGTGATCGATCACTTCGTCTCATCGCGGGATGAGCGTTCGCTGGCTATTGCCGTGAATGATCTCACGCTGGGAACGAATGCGAAGCTGCATTACGTCGGTGTCCAGGAGTGGAGTGACAAGGCAACCGCCTTCCACATCAACACCACCGAAGTGGAGAAGGAGGGTGTTTCGACAGCCCTTCAGATGAACCTCGGAGGAGCCTATATCCGTGGAGAGAGCGACAGTCATCTGCTGGGTGAAGGATCGCGTAGCGTCATGCTCTCGATCAATCCCGCAAGCGGGACCCGCGAGATCGATCAGCGAACCTTTCAGGATCATTTCGCCCCGCGTGCGACCAGCGACCTCCTCTACCATAATGCCCTGGCGGATTCGTCGCGTACGATCTTCGCCGGCCTGATCAAGGTCGAGGAGCATGCCCACGAGACGGATGCTTACCAGAAAGTCCGCAATCTGATGCTTAGTGATGAGGCCGAAGCCAACTCCATGCCTGGTCTCGAAATTCTAGCTGATAATGTTCGCTGCACGCACGGCGCGACGTCCGGCGAACTCAACGAAGACGAACTCTTCTACATGATGGCCCGCGGTATAGGTCCTAAGCAAGCGGCACAGCTAATCGTGAGGGGCTTCTTCGGAACTGTCCTTGAGCGTCTTGAGAATGAGGAACTTCAAGCCCATCTGGGCGAGATCCTGGATAAAAAATTATCAACCTCTGAATAAATCTCCCGCAACCGTAACGGCTGCGAATCAATGGCCGGGCTAGCCAAGGGGATGAACGGGATAGCCCTCTTTTATTCCACTCCGCGCCTCTGCGCCTCCGCGCGATACATTCAGTTCAAAGTACGCCAATCCCCGGGCGCGCATATTTGAAGCAGCCGAGGGGAGGCTCTGCAGGGAAGTCTTTCCCAAGGGCAATTGCCTTGAACTGAATACCCATCGAGCCGGGGTTGAGAAGGGTCTGAAGGGCGCCGAGATCCCGTCTAGCCGCGTCACTCTGGTCAGTGAAGTCTCCGAGTGAACGCAGCCAGGGTTCGGCTGCTCCCACGAGAAAGTGGTGCTGGTCGCTGTAGCCGAGAATCTCGAAGCCGACCTCACGTGACGATCGGGCAAGTGCAGTAAAATCGACCTGGGCTGTGATATCGCGAAGTCCCGGTTCGCCCAGAGGATCGTTGAACCGCTCGTGTTTTTTGAATGCAAGCAGGGTTCCATCGGCGCGATGGGGTGCGTAGCGATCCTCTCCCGACTGACCGTAGTCGATGGTCAGCACGAGCCCGCGCTCTAGCCGCTTATGGAGAGTCGTGAGCCAAGGGTTCATGGCCCGGTTGATCTCTGCACGGAAGCCCTTGGTAAGATGATTCGGGAGTTTGGTTGCCTCTGCATGGAGTTCAGGGTCCTGGATCGGCCGAGTGGTCCATACCAGAGCCCCATCATGGTATGCCACGCACTCCTCCTCCCATGCGGTTCCGTTCCAGCGCACGGAATCTACTGGGAAGGCATCCAGCAATTCGTTGGAGAGGTGGATGCCGGTGAACGTTGGCAACTCTTCCAGGGAGGGCACCCAAGTGACGTTTGTGAATCCCGCCAGCTTTTGTTTCTGGCGATCCCTATTCACGGGGAAAGGCTCCACGATGATGAGTCGAACTGCTTGGTTGTATGAGTCCCCAGCTTTAGCGAGCGCTCCGAGAATATCGGTCGCCATGCTTCCGTCATTTGCGCCCTGCTCGACGATTGTGAATTCAGAGGGTTTTCCCAAGCGCTCCCAGACGTCGCGACAGACCGAGGTAAGAAGACGGCCGTAGATGCTGCCGACGCTGACGCTTGTGAAGAAGTCCCCTTCTTTTCCGACCCTAGCCCGACCTGAGCCATAGTAGCCGTACTCCGGATGATAGAGTGCCAGCTCCATGAACCGCCGGAACGGGATGACGCCATCGACATCGGATATCTCCTGGTGGATGACTTGAAGGAGCGGCGTTTGGGAAACCTGAAGTTCTGAGATCATGAAGAGCAGAGGTTCCTTAGGTTAGTTTTTTCAGGTCTCAGCCTTCAGCTTTCATCCTTCGCGGCCTTGGCCGCTCGGTCACTGCCCACGAGTGATCTCGCGGGCGTAGATGTTGATCTGGCCGTCATCCCCGCGTTTGACAGAGGTGATCTGGAAAGGTCGGAGGCCTTCTCTGGAAATCACATTCCCCTCAGCCGGAGGAGTCGCACCTGCAGGGAACTCCACGATCACACGCACCTTCGCATTAGGCCCAAGTGGAACTCCGGCGATGGCCCCCTGCGGACGAAGCACTGCGCGTCCATTGCCCGAGGCCGTGACGGCAAAGTGCCCCTTGAGGTAATGACGCTCGCCACCGATACCCCGAGAGGCGATATCTTGCGCATCCGAGGATTCCACGAGGCGGCCACGCGGCATTTTCCCGGGCTCAAATACAGGCCATATTTCTGAAGGAGTGGTGGCAACGGGTTGGTTGGTCGCTGTCATCGCAGCAGCGTTTGTCGGAAGCGGCCCCGACGGGATGGCGCTTGGTTTCGGCGATGCTTTGGGTGTTGGAGTGGCGATTGGCGTGCTGATCGGGGTTGGGATCGGAGTTGGTGTGGGTAGCGGTGTTCCCACAGGTATGGCCCTAGGTACTGCTGTGGAGGAGTCAGCTCCAATCGGCGTGCTCACGGGGATAGCCGGTAATATGGTCGGTTCATTCACAGGAATAGCCCGTGCGATCGGGGTGGTGACTTCTTCAACAGTTCGGGACTGCTTGACTGGAATGGCCTTCGCAATCCTGGGTTCGGGAGTGGGTGTCGCCATTTCCTCGGCGATTCTGCTCAGGTGACCTGATGGTTTCTCGCCATTCTTGCCAGCCATCTCTTTGTCTCCGGTGATCTTTCCGCCCGAGAGTTTGGCGATGTTGGCCGAGGAGATAATCGGCAATCCCGCTTCCAGATTCAGTCCCTCAGGAGGTTCCAATGAGAAGCTGGCCTCACCCTTGGCTGCACCGTAGGTGCCGTAGAGCAGGGGCATCGTCGTCAGTAGAATTTTATTTTCCGAAAGCCGCTCGATATGAACTACAGCCGAGAGATCGAGAGGCTTCTCGAGTTTGATCTGCTGGCCCGTCACCAGGGATCGTTTGAGTCCGGGGAGATCCTTCTCCTGGGCTGTGAATGGCTGTTCCAGAAGCACCTCGGGCTGTTCCACCGCCTGGAGCAGGGCTACCAATCCCGGTTTGCAGAACGTCTCGTCCGTCAGGGGCAAGGTCCCGAGCACCCGATAGGTGCCGACGGCATAGGGAACAAGTTCGCGGACCTGGTGGTAGTTGCGAATGAAGTGGCGCAGAAGGTTTGAATTGGCCCTGCGGATTTCGGAGGTGGTCATCGATCCGAATCTCTCGAGTAGCTGACCCGGCTTTAGGAATTCACCACGTGGCGCCAGTGTGATCTCAAATCTGATGGGAGGCTCGATCTTGTGCATCCGAATGAGCAACCGGTAGTTGGCCGCTTTTTCGGGATTGGCAAAGATGTAGTAGCTTCCCATCCAGCAGAGAAAGACGAAGCCGAGCAGGAGAAAGATGAAGACGGTCCACCCGAAGAGACCATCTTTTGATCCGCCCCCCCTTCGGTGTCCCGACCCTCCTTGATATCCGTAATAGCGCTTGCCTGACATGAATCACTTAAGAAGAGCGAGGCTCTCGATGGGTGGCAACCGAAAACAGGGAAATCCCTCCTGACCTTACAGAGGTTTTTCTTGAGGTGCCGGCTCGAACGAGGTGCCGCAGCCGCAGCTCCGTGAAGCATGGGGGTTGATCACCCGGAAACCCGCGCCCGTGAGTTCGTCGACATAGTCGATAGTGCAGCCATCGAGTTGTTCGCTGCTCTCCGGATCGATGGCCACCACGGCGCCGTTCTGTTCGGTCACTTCGTCACCCGGCAGGGGGCCACCCAGACTCATGGCGTATTGTAGGCCGGCACACCCCCCTTTCTCCACAGCGAGCCGAAGCCCTGAGTTGCCATTTTCAGAGGCAAGCTCCCTGAGCTGTTTCGCCGCCGACTCCGTGATATGAATCATGAACTTACCTTTCAGGATGCATCACCTGAAGTCAACCGGAGTCCTTTGGGTTTTTGAGAGCAACCAAGGGTTTTTGAGAGCCGTTTCGACCAGGACGTTCTAAAAATAGAGCTTTTTTCCATTTTGGCTTGTCCGCTTAGCCGGTTGGCCCGATTTTCCTTAGCTCATGAAAGCCGTCGTTACCGTCATGCCGAAACCCGCCATCCTCGATCCAGCCGGAGTCGCTACCGGTCAAGCCATGGAGCACCTTGGCCTCAAGGGAGTCCGCTCCGTCCGTATCGGGAAATCGATCGAGATCGAAGTCGATGGCGCCGACGAGAAACAACTTCACGAGATCTGCCACGACCTCCTCTCCAATCCCGTGGTCGAGGATTACAAGCTCGAGATTCTCTCCTAACGATGGCGCCGATCATGAAGGTTGCCGTCATTCAGTTTCCCGGTTCGAACTGCGACACCGACTGCCAGGCTGCGCTTGCTTCTTTCCCCGGCGTTCAGGCAGAGATCGTCTGGCACAAGGAAACTTCCCTTGCCGGATATGATGCCGTGGTTCTCCCCGGCGGCTTCTCCTATGGCGATTACCTCCGCTGCGGATCGATCGCCCGGTTCTCCCCAATCATGGGGGCCGTCCGTGTCGCGGCCGATTCCGGCGTTCTGGTGCTCGGCATCTGCAATGGCTTCCAGATTCTTTGCGAAGCAGGGC
It includes:
- the purS gene encoding phosphoribosylformylglycinamidine synthase subunit PurS; the protein is MKAVVTVMPKPAILDPAGVATGQAMEHLGLKGVRSVRIGKSIEIEVDGADEKQLHEICHDLLSNPVVEDYKLEILS